In Porites lutea chromosome 9, jaPorLute2.1, whole genome shotgun sequence, a single window of DNA contains:
- the LOC140948349 gene encoding neuropeptide FF receptor 2-like: MAASDLLMSLTIMPVRIGEIVTGSSAFMVDSPLLVGNILCKLCYFLPDASIVVSIESLVLIAIDRFIAVVYPLKATLITSKSRLTCILCAWIVAVAVYAPYFYTFRLFPNEDGTYECRPRWDPAFDHEETHKWYVTVISITFLILPVCVLAILYAMIACTVKRNATKRKKMSSRRSPHKYQTSRQVLRLSVAIIIAFLACIFPMLVNMFMAMSYLHSAEEPTCAYLTILQFISFLMVHSWSAVNPCICFAFGKNYRNGLKYILSREEYGFQMDGSTSRVTKNTSISL, from the coding sequence atggccgcctcTGATCTTCTCATGTCGTTGACCATTATGCCAGTAAGGATAGGGGAGATTGTTACCGGATCCTCTGCCTTTATGGTGGACAGTCCCTTGTTAGTGGGAAACATCTTGTGCAAACTTTGCTACTTTCTTCCTGATGCTTCTATTGTGGTCTCTATAGAAAGCCTTGTGTTGATCGCAATAGACAGGTTTATCGCTGTTGTCTATCCTCTAAAGGCAACACTTATCACATCAAAATCGCGTTTAACATGCATTCTGTGCGCGTGGATTGTGGCCGTTGCGGTTTATGCTCCTTACTTCTACACCTTTCGACTGTTCCCTAACGAAGATGGAACCTATGAATGCAGGCCAAGATGGGACCCAGCGTTTGACCATGAAGAAACACATAAATGGTACGTCACGGTCATATCCATAACTTTTCTTATCTTACCCGTCTGTGTTCTGGCCATCTTGTACGCCATGATAGCGTGCACCGTCAAACGAAACGCCACAAAGAGGAAAAAGATGTCTTCAAGAAGATCACCTCATAAATACCAAACGAGCCGGCAAGTTCTTCGCCTCTCAGTGGCCATAATAATCGCTTTCTTGGCCTGTATTTTCCCGATGCTTGTAAACATGTTCATGGCAATGTCTTACTTACACAGTGCAGAAGAACCCACTTGCGCATATCTAACTATCTTGCAATTCATTTCATTCTTAATGGTGCATTCCTGGAGTGCTGTAAATCCCTGTATTTGTTTTGCCTTCGGTAAAAACTACCGAAACGGTCTTAAGTACATACTCTCAAGGGAGGAATATGGTTTTCAGATGGATGGTTCGACTTCACGGGTTACTAAAAACACTTCTATTAGCTTGTAA